Proteins encoded by one window of Cydia fagiglandana chromosome Z, ilCydFagi1.1, whole genome shotgun sequence:
- the LOC134679159 gene encoding uncharacterized protein LOC134679159 has product MARTKITRRTYNLKQQQTENISRTAESSLPEEPPQELSTSEPQECPLIQAKTPEVPPAPAAPTETLPTTEALEPEKETLSKFNTSTIECQEDTSTINVQESVAVVEASAAITSKLQENTVDMNDDSLELEGTGNNLVVTSGKNPEMS; this is encoded by the exons ATGGCCCGAACTAAAATAACACGGCGCACTTACAATTTGAAACAGCAGCAAACAGAAAATATCTCGAGAACAGCAGAGAGCTCGCTGCCAGAG GAGCCACCGCAAGAGTTATCAACCAGTGAACCACAAGAATGCCCCCTGATCCAGGCTAAAACACCAGAGGTGCCACCAGCACCGGCTGCCCCAACTGAAACATTGCCAACAACAGAAGCACTGGAGCCGGAGAAGGAGACTCTTTCCAAATTT AATACATCAACTATCGAGTGCCAGGAAGATACTTCTACTATAAACGTGCAAGAGAGTGTTGCAGTTGTTGAAGCGTCCGCTGCAATAACTAGCAAACTACAAGAAAATACTGTGGACATGAATGACGACAGCTTAGAATTG GAAggcactggtaacaacttggtggtaactagtgggaaaaaCCCCGAAATGTCTTGA
- the LOC134679158 gene encoding uncharacterized protein LOC134679158, producing the protein MAAIMTKRKRQEKIEHYQRKLRKYSGLRFSSSSSDENSGYLFHTEDEEFLEPEVLVIPDAPDDGQGADAPYNEEVPEAAPADGSPAPDAPDVAPVPESAEIPDLDPELVTALGEATDDKPKFGDKIHGNLASLWLPLLRKGLPSEAKEKLKNEYLIPENCTLLQAPKLNPEISAAISEMARNRDKKLEASQQQLGLGITAVNRALSILLTSNDKVTAIKLLSDSCRILSDLHFGETKTRIKLITPGLAKPFLNIIQDEERDDLLFGNKLPEKIKASKAIEKQGLQIKKAVPAVKNTPASSSSTPNVPRSQYQFQGNWAGPTRYQSNRGGRGGQRKATAGRKPAPNPQAKPAGQGKTRVAPQQ; encoded by the exons ATGGCGGCGATCATGACCAAACGCAAGCGGCAAGAAAAGATAGAGCATTACCAAAGAAAATTGAGAAAGTATAGTGGTTTAAGGTTTTCATCGTCTTCATCAGATGAAAACTCAG GTTATCTGTTCCATACAGAAGACGAGGAGTTCCTCGAGCCAGAAGTCCTAGTTATTCCGGATGCTCCCGACGATGGCCAAGGCGCGGATGCGCCTTACAATGAGGAAGTTCCAGAGGCTGCACCGGCAGACGGGTCTCCGGCACCCGACGCGCCCGACGTAGCCCCAGTCCCCGAGAGTGCTGAAATACCTGATCTGGACCCAGAACTCGTCACTGCACTTGGCGAAGCGACAGATGACAAACCCAAATTCGGAGACAAGATTCACGGAAATTTGGCATCCCTCTGGCTACCGCTACTGCGGAAAGGCTTGCCCTCAGAGGCAAAAGAAAAATTAAAGAATGAATACCTCATTCCAGAAAACTGTACCCTGTTACAGGCACCGAAGTTAAACCCGGAAATCTCCGCAGCCATTTCAGAGATGGCTCGCAACAGGGATAAGAAGTTGGAGGCCAGCCAGCAACAGCTTGGCCTAGGAATTACAGCTGTGAATCGAGCCCTATCGATCCTACTCACATCCAACGACAAAGTCACAGCCATAAAGCTGTTAAGTGACAGTTGTCGGATCCTGTCTGACCTGCATTTTGGGGAGACCAAAACCCGCATAAAACTGATAACCCCAGGGCTAGCCAAACCTTTCCTGAATATCATCCAAGATGAGGAAAGGGATGACCTACTATTTGGAAACAAGCTTCCAGAGAAAATCAAAGCCTCAAAAGCTATTGAAAAACAGGGGTTGCAGATCAAGAAAGCTGTACCTGCCGTTAAAAATACACCAGCCTCCTCAAGCTCGACTCCTAATGTCCCACGCAGTCAGTACCAGTTTCAGGGAAACTGGGCAGGACCTACACGGTACCAGTCAAACAGGGGGGGGCGGGGAGGACAGAGGAAAGCTACAGCGGGCCGCAAACCAGCGCCGAATCCCCAAGCCAAGCCGGCGGGTCAGGGCAAGACTCGTGTTGCCCCTCAGCAATGA